The following are from one region of the Marinilabiliales bacterium genome:
- a CDS encoding class A beta-lactamase-related serine hydrolase → MRKVLYLALMLLTPFTAALSQTPSLQFSPPLSDGWAENVGMSPERLERIDHMLEDAVARGDIPGAVALVARDGEIIYHKAFGMADIQSGRALQADDIFRIASQTKAITSTAVMMLWEEGRFRLDDPVSRFIPEFANPVVLDTFNPADSTYTTVEAEREITIRHLLTHTSGLGYGIIDGDERFRKIYQKEGIVDLFTAEDISIEENVRRLAALPLHHNPGEGYTYSVSIDVLGYLIEVISGMPFDRFLRERLFDPLGMDDTWFYLPPEKAGRLVPLQARTGSGEWVPYESDYYDPDYPVSGARRFFSGGAGLSSTAKDYAAFLQMYLNAGEYNGTRILSRTTINFMMANHIGDLWGEDADSYLGLAFGVVTGKGQDRGGQGSEGTFNWGGYFNTQYFADPREQIIGVLMKQTRGQVSDNTAWQFRILTFQAVDD, encoded by the coding sequence ATGAGAAAAGTACTTTACCTGGCGCTGATGCTGCTGACACCCTTTACGGCAGCCCTGTCGCAGACCCCTTCACTGCAATTTTCACCCCCGCTGTCGGACGGATGGGCCGAAAATGTCGGCATGTCGCCCGAACGGCTGGAAAGGATAGATCACATGCTGGAGGATGCAGTTGCCAGAGGAGACATACCCGGGGCAGTTGCCCTGGTAGCCCGCGACGGCGAGATCATCTACCACAAGGCTTTCGGCATGGCCGATATCCAAAGCGGCCGCGCTCTGCAAGCGGATGATATTTTCCGCATCGCCAGCCAGACAAAGGCTATTACCTCGACAGCCGTAATGATGCTATGGGAGGAGGGCAGGTTCAGGCTCGATGATCCCGTCTCCAGGTTTATCCCCGAATTTGCAAATCCGGTTGTACTTGACACCTTCAACCCGGCCGATTCAACCTATACAACCGTTGAGGCAGAAAGGGAGATCACGATCAGGCACCTGCTTACCCACACCTCGGGTTTGGGATACGGCATAATAGACGGCGACGAGCGCTTCAGGAAGATATACCAGAAGGAGGGAATAGTTGACCTGTTTACCGCCGAAGATATAAGCATTGAAGAAAATGTCAGGCGGCTTGCCGCGCTTCCCCTGCATCACAATCCCGGCGAGGGGTACACATACAGCGTAAGCATTGACGTACTGGGCTATCTTATTGAAGTGATATCGGGAATGCCGTTTGACAGGTTCTTAAGGGAGAGACTATTTGATCCCCTCGGCATGGATGACACCTGGTTCTACCTTCCGCCGGAGAAAGCCGGGCGGCTCGTCCCGTTGCAGGCAAGGACGGGCAGCGGGGAATGGGTTCCCTATGAATCGGATTATTACGATCCTGACTATCCTGTAAGCGGAGCCCGCAGGTTCTTCTCGGGTGGTGCAGGCCTCAGCAGTACGGCGAAGGACTATGCCGCATTCCTGCAAATGTACCTCAACGCCGGCGAATATAACGGAACAAGGATACTGAGCCGCACCACGATCAATTTTATGATGGCCAACCACATAGGCGACCTCTGGGGAGAGGATGCGGACAGTTATCTGGGACTGGCTTTCGGGGTTGTGACAGGGAAAGGGCAGGATCGCGGTGGCCAGGGCAGTGAAGGGACCTTCAACTGGGGAGGTTACTTCAACACCCAGTACTTTGCCGACCCCCGTGAACAGATCATAGGCG